One segment of Amycolatopsis alba DSM 44262 DNA contains the following:
- a CDS encoding SRPBCC domain-containing protein, which yields MTDTQVYRVYIKATPEKIWDAITKPEWSQKYGYSGLVDYDLRVGGKHATHPTKDFIDAGFTNDLTDGEVLEVDPPRKLVITWKLLMDPAFDKEPYTKLTYEIEETKTAGTRLTVTHDVTGAPTTAALVNGSQEDIDAGPGENAGGGWNWILSDLKSLLETDSPLVPAAS from the coding sequence ATGACCGACACCCAGGTTTACCGCGTCTACATCAAAGCCACCCCGGAGAAGATCTGGGACGCCATCACGAAGCCCGAGTGGTCGCAGAAGTACGGCTACAGCGGCCTGGTCGACTACGACCTCCGGGTGGGCGGCAAACACGCCACCCACCCGACGAAGGACTTCATCGATGCCGGGTTCACCAACGACCTCACCGACGGCGAGGTGCTCGAAGTCGATCCGCCGCGCAAGCTGGTCATCACCTGGAAACTGCTGATGGACCCGGCCTTCGACAAGGAGCCGTACACCAAGCTCACCTACGAGATCGAAGAGACGAAGACCGCGGGCACCAGGCTGACCGTCACCCACGACGTCACCGGCGCGCCGACGACGGCCGCCCTGGTCAACGGCTCGCAGGAGGACATCGACGCCGGACCGGGCGAGAACGCCGGTGGTGGCTGGAACTGGATCCTCTCGGACCTCAAGTCCCTGCTGGAGACGGACTCGCCGCTCGTCCCCGCCGCCTCCTGA
- a CDS encoding ArsR/SmtB family transcription factor, with the protein MPDDDLVFKALADPTRRFLLDQLFARDGRTLTELESEVDMSRFGVMKHLKLLEEAGLVVTRKEGREKKHFLNPVPIRQIHDRWIDKFTERKVTALLDLKAELETEEPS; encoded by the coding sequence GTGCCCGACGACGACCTGGTTTTCAAGGCTCTGGCGGATCCGACCCGCAGGTTCCTGCTCGACCAGCTGTTCGCGCGTGACGGCCGCACGCTGACCGAACTCGAGTCTGAAGTGGACATGAGCCGGTTCGGCGTGATGAAGCATTTGAAACTGCTGGAAGAAGCCGGACTTGTCGTCACGCGCAAGGAGGGCCGGGAGAAGAAGCATTTCCTCAACCCGGTTCCGATCCGGCAGATCCACGACCGGTGGATCGACAAGTTCACCGAGCGCAAGGTGACCGCGTTACTCGACCTCAAGGCCGAACTCGAAACCGAGGAGCCCTCATGA
- a CDS encoding gluconate:H+ symporter — MTTTLAAAWTGHDTRLIGATVLAIAVIVVLITKAKQHPFLALILGSGVLGLVGGMPVDKLIKSFSSGVGSTVASVGVLIALGAMLGKLLADSGGADQIVDTILRRAGNRTLPWAMALVAALIGLPMFFEIGLVMLIPVILLVAKRTGKPLMMLGIPALAGLSVLHGLVPPHPGPLAAAGALNANVGLTLAFGLLVAIPTVVIAGPLFGRLAAKMVPDAVAPERLVPESSSEEGRRPGFLATLSTVLLPVVLMMGKALADILLDKENHLRRVLDFIGDPLVALLAAVLLGMFTLGKSAGFTRDKLSSTVADSLPPIAGILLIVGAGGGFKQTLVDAGVGNVITGLATGANLSPLLLGWLVAVAIRLATGSATVATVSAAGIVAPLAATMDPSHSALLVLAIGAGSLFFSHVNDAGFWLVKEYFGLSVGQTLKSWSIMETIISTVAIALILPLGALL, encoded by the coding sequence ATGACCACCACTCTCGCCGCCGCCTGGACCGGACACGACACCCGCCTCATCGGCGCGACAGTGCTCGCCATCGCCGTGATCGTCGTCCTGATCACCAAGGCGAAGCAGCATCCGTTCCTGGCCCTCATCCTCGGCTCCGGCGTACTCGGGCTCGTCGGGGGCATGCCGGTCGACAAGCTGATCAAGAGCTTCAGTTCCGGCGTCGGCTCCACCGTCGCCTCGGTCGGCGTGCTGATCGCGCTCGGCGCGATGCTCGGCAAACTGCTCGCCGATTCCGGCGGCGCGGACCAGATCGTCGACACGATCCTGCGCCGCGCGGGCAACCGCACCCTGCCGTGGGCGATGGCGCTGGTCGCCGCGCTGATCGGGCTGCCGATGTTCTTCGAGATCGGCCTGGTGATGCTGATCCCGGTGATTCTGCTGGTCGCCAAGCGCACCGGGAAACCGTTGATGATGCTGGGAATCCCCGCGCTCGCCGGGCTTTCGGTGTTGCACGGCCTCGTCCCGCCGCATCCCGGCCCGCTCGCCGCCGCGGGCGCACTGAACGCGAACGTCGGCCTCACCCTGGCCTTCGGCCTGCTCGTCGCGATCCCGACGGTGGTCATCGCCGGACCGCTGTTCGGCAGGCTCGCCGCGAAAATGGTCCCGGACGCCGTCGCGCCGGAACGGCTCGTCCCCGAGTCTTCGTCGGAAGAAGGCCGCCGCCCCGGCTTCCTCGCGACGCTGTCGACAGTGCTGCTTCCGGTCGTGCTGATGATGGGCAAGGCGCTCGCGGACATCCTGCTGGACAAGGAAAATCACCTCCGCCGCGTGCTCGACTTCATCGGCGACCCGCTGGTCGCCCTGCTCGCCGCGGTCCTGCTCGGCATGTTCACCCTCGGCAAATCCGCGGGCTTCACGCGAGACAAGCTTTCGTCGACGGTGGCCGACTCGCTCCCGCCGATCGCCGGCATCCTGCTCATCGTCGGCGCGGGCGGCGGATTCAAGCAGACCCTCGTCGACGCCGGGGTCGGCAATGTCATCACCGGCCTGGCCACCGGCGCGAACCTGTCGCCGCTGCTGCTCGGCTGGCTGGTCGCGGTCGCGATCCGGCTCGCCACCGGCTCCGCGACGGTCGCGACCGTGTCCGCCGCCGGCATCGTGGCCCCGCTCGCGGCGACCATGGACCCGTCGCACAGCGCGCTGCTGGTGCTGGCGATCGGCGCCGGTTCACTGTTCTTCTCGCACGTCAACGACGCCGGGTTCTGGCTGGTCAAGGAGTACTTCGGGCTTTCGGTCGGGCAGACGCTGAAGAGCTGGTCGATCATGGAGACGATCATCTCCACGGTCGCGATCGCGCTGATCCTGCCGCTGGGCGCCCTCCTGTAG
- a CDS encoding gluconokinase, with product MTVIVVMGVSGSGKTTVGTELAERLGVDYAEADTFHPKANIDKMSSGHPLNDEDRQPWLEAIAAWISDHQSSGGVVTSSALKYRYRDVLRGGGDVWFLHLHGNRDLLASRMKTRSGHFMPVSLLDSQLADLEPLQPDEFGLVADISKSPDAIVDTALSALKDR from the coding sequence ATGACCGTCATCGTGGTGATGGGCGTTTCCGGCTCGGGCAAGACGACCGTGGGCACGGAACTGGCCGAACGCCTCGGCGTGGACTACGCCGAAGCGGACACGTTCCATCCGAAGGCGAACATCGACAAGATGAGCTCCGGCCATCCGCTGAACGACGAAGACCGGCAACCCTGGCTCGAAGCCATCGCCGCCTGGATCTCCGACCATCAGTCCTCCGGCGGCGTCGTGACCTCCTCCGCGCTCAAATACCGCTACCGCGACGTCCTGCGCGGCGGAGGCGACGTCTGGTTCCTGCACCTGCACGGCAACCGGGACCTGCTGGCGAGCCGGATGAAGACCCGCTCCGGGCATTTCATGCCGGTGTCCCTTTTGGACTCCCAGCTCGCCGACCTCGAACCGTTGCAGCCGGACGAGTTCGGTCTCGTCGCCGACATCTCGAAGTCACCGGACGCGATCGTCGACACCGCCCTTTCCGCCCTCAAGGATCGCTGA
- a CDS encoding FadR/GntR family transcriptional regulator, producing the protein MLDALGSAIVNGEIPPGAVLRSDELQERFGASRTVAREVVRVLETMCLTSSKRRVGMTVREPRDWNHYDPRLLRWQLDGSERKTALRTLTELRSGVEPCAARFAALRATPEEGGRLRALAKRLEETAHRRDLVTFLGHDVAFHDLLLTASRNPMFAQLSAVVAEVLAGRTGHGLMPDEPQPEAVALHVEVAAAVDAGDPDRAERAMRDIVIQARDEMAVHLDG; encoded by the coding sequence ATGCTCGACGCGCTCGGCTCCGCGATCGTCAACGGGGAGATCCCGCCGGGTGCGGTGCTGCGTTCCGACGAACTCCAGGAGCGGTTCGGCGCGTCCCGCACGGTGGCGCGCGAGGTCGTGCGTGTCCTGGAGACGATGTGCCTGACCAGCAGCAAACGCCGGGTCGGGATGACCGTGCGCGAGCCGCGGGACTGGAACCATTACGACCCGAGACTGCTCCGCTGGCAACTCGACGGCTCCGAGCGGAAGACCGCGCTGCGCACGCTGACCGAATTGCGCTCCGGCGTCGAACCGTGCGCGGCCCGGTTCGCGGCGCTGCGGGCGACGCCGGAAGAAGGCGGCCGTCTCCGGGCCCTGGCGAAGCGGCTTGAGGAGACGGCACATCGTCGGGACCTCGTGACCTTCCTCGGGCACGACGTCGCTTTCCACGATCTGCTGCTGACCGCGTCGCGGAATCCGATGTTCGCGCAGCTTTCCGCCGTCGTCGCCGAAGTCCTCGCCGGGCGCACCGGGCACGGGCTGATGCCGGACGAACCCCAGCCCGAGGCCGTCGCGCTGCACGTCGAGGTCGCGGCAGCCGTCGACGCCGGTGATCCTGACCGGGCCGAACGCGCGATGCGGGACATCGTCATCCAGGCGCGTGACGAGATGGCCGTCCATCTGGACGGATGA
- a CDS encoding cobalamin biosynthesis protein CobD/CbiB, producing MQGATVSAARAIGLVLGVAADGAIGDPRSRRPVTAFARAASAVDAKVRSKHPAAGVLWTGGLAGSAVLAGVLAERAGRRRPVLQATTTAVTTWAVLGAAGLAAHGTSLARDLEEGELETARGTLSTLDPRVADELGVIGLSRASVETLAENTSDVVIAPLVWGALAGVPGLLGSRVLSLLRGLGRGRPERYRWLVARLDEIVHLVPTRVAAGLTVLAAPVVGGSAGGAWRAWRRDTAAHPSPNAGRVEAAFAGALEIRVGGRTVYPHGVEELPVLGIGRNPDAGHVTRAVELSRVVGWLGAISSVVLAGLVGLRRRRR from the coding sequence ATGCAGGGGGCGACGGTGAGCGCGGCGCGCGCGATCGGCTTGGTGTTGGGGGTGGCCGCGGACGGGGCGATCGGGGATCCCCGGTCACGGCGTCCGGTGACGGCGTTCGCCAGGGCGGCTTCGGCGGTGGACGCGAAGGTCCGCTCGAAGCATCCGGCGGCCGGAGTGCTGTGGACCGGCGGCCTCGCGGGCTCCGCCGTACTGGCGGGCGTGCTCGCCGAACGCGCCGGACGGCGCCGTCCCGTCCTCCAGGCGACCACGACCGCGGTGACCACCTGGGCCGTCCTCGGCGCCGCCGGACTGGCCGCGCACGGCACGTCACTGGCACGGGACCTCGAAGAAGGCGAACTCGAAACCGCGCGCGGCACACTGTCCACACTGGACCCGCGGGTCGCCGACGAACTCGGCGTCATCGGCCTTTCGCGCGCTTCGGTGGAGACACTCGCCGAAAACACTTCGGACGTCGTCATCGCCCCTCTGGTGTGGGGCGCACTGGCAGGCGTGCCTGGCCTGCTCGGTTCGCGCGTGCTCAGCCTGCTGCGCGGTCTCGGCAGGGGACGCCCCGAGCGGTACCGCTGGCTCGTCGCCCGGCTGGACGAAATCGTCCATCTCGTACCCACTCGGGTCGCGGCCGGGCTGACCGTACTCGCGGCGCCGGTCGTCGGCGGCTCGGCGGGCGGCGCGTGGCGGGCCTGGCGGCGGGACACGGCCGCGCATCCGAGCCCGAACGCGGGCCGCGTCGAGGCCGCGTTCGCCGGGGCGCTGGAGATCCGGGTCGGCGGGCGGACGGTGTACCCGCACGGGGTCGAGGAACTGCCGGTGCTCGGCATCGGCCGCAACCCGGACGCCGGGCACGTGACGCGGGCCGTGGAGCTCTCGCGGGTGGTCGGGTGGCTGGGCGCGATCAGCTCGGTGGTGCTGGCGGGTCTCGTCGGTCTTCGGCGACGACGACGCTGA
- a CDS encoding SURF1 family protein produces the protein MRLKFLLKPGWLALTLVVFTFAVTCFTLLAPWQFSRNTEREHQNAALRESFSGQPRSLDQLLPGGAVPDQRTEWHLVTMKGTYLPEGEVVARLRSVQGEAAFEVLTPFRTVEGTVVLVDRGYVRLDDKSRALPFAAPPAGTVDIVTRARHDERDGKNRDAFADETTGGKLQSYVVDSQVVARAAKLDIRPGYFQLDLNQPGVLGALPLPQTDAGPFFSYALQWIAFGAMALMGWLYFTVRELKPGGALTTERPQRRKSVAEMLAEDERSEVAT, from the coding sequence GTGCGGTTGAAGTTCCTGCTGAAGCCTGGGTGGCTGGCCTTGACGTTGGTGGTGTTCACCTTCGCCGTCACCTGCTTCACGCTGCTGGCGCCGTGGCAGTTCTCCCGCAACACCGAACGCGAGCACCAGAACGCGGCGCTGCGGGAGTCGTTCTCCGGGCAGCCGAGGTCGCTGGACCAGCTGCTTCCCGGCGGAGCGGTCCCTGATCAGCGCACCGAATGGCACCTGGTCACGATGAAGGGCACGTACCTGCCCGAGGGCGAGGTCGTGGCCCGTCTTCGCTCCGTACAGGGCGAAGCGGCCTTCGAGGTGCTGACGCCCTTCAGGACTGTCGAAGGCACGGTCGTGCTGGTGGACCGCGGGTACGTCCGGCTCGACGACAAGTCGCGCGCCCTCCCCTTCGCCGCGCCGCCAGCCGGAACGGTCGACATCGTCACGCGGGCACGTCACGACGAGCGGGACGGGAAGAACCGCGACGCCTTCGCCGACGAGACGACCGGCGGGAAGCTGCAGAGCTACGTCGTCGATTCCCAGGTCGTCGCGCGGGCCGCGAAACTGGACATCCGGCCGGGCTACTTCCAGCTCGACCTGAACCAGCCCGGTGTGCTCGGCGCTCTGCCGCTGCCGCAGACCGACGCCGGACCGTTCTTCTCCTACGCGCTCCAGTGGATCGCGTTCGGGGCGATGGCGCTGATGGGCTGGCTGTACTTCACCGTCCGGGAGCTGAAGCCGGGCGGCGCGCTGACCACGGAACGGCCACAGCGGCGCAAGAGTGTCGCCGAGATGCTGGCCGAGGACGAACGCTCCGAAGTGGCCACCTGA
- a CDS encoding low molecular weight protein-tyrosine-phosphatase, which produces MLHIVFVCSGNICRSPMAELVFRAKVEEAGLDHLVQVSSAGTGGWHVGEAADKRARAKLAEHGYPTGHVAAEVDRGHLAADLLLAADDSHLSFLRRKVSDPAKVRLLREFDPTAPEGAEVPDPYYGEDDGFEDVLGMIERAVPGLLDWVRAHA; this is translated from the coding sequence GTGCTGCACATCGTCTTCGTCTGTTCCGGCAACATCTGCCGCTCCCCGATGGCCGAGCTCGTCTTCCGCGCGAAGGTCGAGGAAGCCGGTCTCGACCATCTCGTGCAGGTGTCCAGCGCGGGCACCGGCGGCTGGCACGTCGGCGAGGCCGCCGACAAGCGGGCCCGCGCGAAGCTGGCCGAACACGGATACCCGACCGGTCATGTCGCGGCCGAGGTCGACCGCGGGCATCTGGCCGCCGACCTGCTGCTCGCGGCGGACGACAGCCACCTGTCGTTCCTCCGACGCAAGGTGTCGGACCCGGCGAAGGTCCGCCTGCTGCGCGAGTTCGATCCGACAGCGCCCGAAGGCGCCGAAGTCCCCGACCCGTACTACGGCGAGGACGACGGTTTCGAGGACGTCCTCGGCATGATCGAACGGGCCGTTCCGGGCCTGCTCGACTGGGTGCGCGCACACGCCTGA
- a CDS encoding chorismate mutase has translation MRLRVLGVLLVAGLLAVPTPASASSGFWKLTELAAQRVQIADKVAAAKFGTPSPIDDPVRERQILDSVAAKAPGLGLDADGVVRFFRDQIEANKVVQRGLYARWTEHPGTRPPGRPDLATEVRPLIDRLNAGLLAELAATRDTRARRSCDVRLAVTVRLVDARRGLDRLHSVALGEAVRSACTHP, from the coding sequence ATGCGACTTCGGGTGCTCGGTGTGTTGCTCGTGGCCGGACTGCTGGCGGTGCCCACGCCGGCTTCGGCGTCTTCGGGTTTCTGGAAGCTGACCGAGCTGGCGGCGCAGCGGGTGCAGATCGCCGACAAGGTCGCGGCCGCGAAGTTCGGCACGCCGTCGCCCATCGACGACCCGGTGCGCGAACGGCAGATCCTCGACTCGGTCGCGGCGAAGGCGCCCGGCCTCGGTCTCGACGCGGACGGTGTCGTGCGGTTCTTCCGCGACCAGATCGAGGCGAACAAGGTCGTGCAGCGCGGCCTGTACGCGCGGTGGACCGAGCACCCCGGCACGCGGCCGCCCGGACGGCCCGATCTGGCGACCGAGGTCCGGCCGTTGATCGACCGGCTCAACGCGGGCCTGCTCGCCGAACTCGCGGCGACCCGTGACACGCGGGCGCGGCGGTCCTGCGACGTGCGGCTGGCGGTCACGGTGCGGCTGGTCGACGCGCGACGGGGGCTGGACCGGCTGCACTCGGTGGCGCTCGGGGAAGCCGTCAGGTCGGCCTGCACGCACCCCTGA
- a CDS encoding Nif3-like dinuclear metal center hexameric protein, whose protein sequence is MPALAEVIAALEQAYPPELAESWDAVGLVCGDPAENVDKVLFCVDPVDETVEEAIDGGAQLIVAHHPLLLRGVHGVGADSTKGRLVHRLIRAGVALYCAHTNADSASPGVSDALADAIGLTVLGPLDPREDGVTGIGRIGELPAPEPFSAFVERVANALPRTEPGVYGAGDPARPIRRVAVSGGSGDSYLKRATAAGVDAYVTADLRHHPAGEHLAENAEVPALVGVTHWASEWPWCEQASAVVRAAFTGNVDVHVSTRCTDPWTLRATRTEH, encoded by the coding sequence GTGCCCGCGCTTGCCGAAGTCATCGCCGCCCTGGAGCAGGCGTACCCGCCCGAACTCGCCGAATCGTGGGACGCCGTCGGACTCGTCTGCGGCGACCCTGCCGAGAACGTGGACAAGGTCCTGTTCTGCGTCGACCCGGTCGACGAGACCGTCGAAGAGGCGATCGACGGCGGCGCGCAGCTGATCGTCGCGCACCATCCGCTGCTGCTGCGCGGCGTCCACGGCGTCGGGGCCGACAGCACCAAGGGCCGTCTCGTGCACCGCTTGATCCGCGCCGGTGTCGCCCTCTACTGCGCGCACACCAACGCCGATTCCGCGTCACCCGGTGTCTCCGACGCGCTCGCCGACGCCATCGGCCTGACCGTCCTCGGCCCGCTCGACCCCCGCGAGGACGGCGTCACCGGCATCGGCCGCATCGGCGAACTGCCCGCGCCCGAACCGTTCTCGGCCTTCGTCGAACGCGTCGCGAACGCCTTGCCCCGCACGGAACCAGGGGTCTACGGCGCGGGCGACCCGGCCCGCCCGATCCGCCGGGTCGCCGTCTCCGGCGGTTCTGGCGACAGCTATCTCAAGCGGGCCACCGCCGCCGGGGTCGACGCGTACGTCACCGCCGATCTCCGGCATCATCCCGCCGGCGAGCACCTCGCCGAGAACGCCGAAGTCCCCGCCCTGGTCGGGGTCACGCACTGGGCGAGCGAATGGCCGTGGTGTGAGCAAGCCTCGGCCGTCGTCCGCGCCGCGTTTACGGGTAACGTCGACGTTCACGTCTCCACGCGGTGCACCGACCCGTGGACGCTACGGGCCACCCGAACCGAGCACTAA
- a CDS encoding zinc ribbon domain-containing protein → MKADPAVQRQLLELAKVDAELSRTAHRRRTLPEIAEVDAGEKTVRERRDALVSVQTAASDLDREIARQEKEIESVRARGDRDRKLLESGSVAAKQMTDIEHELNSLNRRQSALEDDLLELMERREALELDAQRTSAEVAKAEGEVAEAASRRDENFTDLDTTKARRDEDRAKLLPRFPEDLLKLYERVRAHKGIGAALLRARRCGACQLDIDRREIAEIKAAPEDNVIQCENCGAILVRTLESGL, encoded by the coding sequence GTGAAGGCCGACCCCGCCGTCCAGCGCCAGCTGCTCGAACTCGCGAAGGTGGACGCGGAACTCTCGCGTACCGCCCACCGCCGCCGCACCCTGCCGGAGATCGCCGAGGTCGACGCGGGCGAGAAGACGGTGCGCGAACGACGGGACGCGCTGGTCTCGGTCCAGACGGCGGCGTCCGACCTCGACCGCGAGATCGCCCGCCAGGAGAAGGAGATCGAGTCGGTCCGCGCCCGTGGCGATCGCGACCGCAAGCTCCTCGAATCCGGTTCCGTCGCGGCGAAGCAGATGACCGACATCGAGCACGAGCTGAACAGCCTCAACCGGCGCCAGTCCGCGCTCGAGGACGACCTGCTCGAGCTGATGGAACGTCGCGAGGCGCTCGAACTCGACGCCCAGCGCACCAGCGCCGAGGTCGCGAAGGCCGAGGGCGAAGTCGCCGAAGCCGCCAGCCGCCGCGACGAGAACTTCACCGACCTCGACACCACGAAGGCACGCCGTGACGAGGATCGCGCCAAGCTTCTGCCGCGCTTCCCGGAAGACTTGCTGAAGCTCTACGAGCGGGTCCGGGCGCACAAGGGCATCGGCGCGGCGCTGCTGCGGGCCCGCCGCTGCGGCGCCTGCCAGCTCGACATCGACCGCCGCGAGATCGCCGAGATCAAGGCCGCTCCCGAGGACAACGTCATCCAGTGCGAGAACTGCGGCGCCATCCTGGTGCGCACGCTGGAGTCCGGCCTGTGA
- a CDS encoding bifunctional RNase H/acid phosphatase — protein sequence MTDHVLIEADGGSRGNPGPAGYGAVVKDAATGEVLAERKAFIGIATNNVAEYGGLIAGLTAAAELGASTVDVRMDSKLVVEQMSGRWKVKHPSMQPLNAEAKELAARFSRVRYEWIPRAENSHADGLANEAMDAGATKKPEPAKKIVKQDRVSPVGWTGATGTPTKLLLVRHGQTAMSVDKRYSGRGDVPLTEHGKQQAAAAAKRLGAMEGLVVDGEVAPIIASPLIRTQQTAQAIADALGGRVETHPGLIETDFGDWEGLTFKEAMDRDPDFQTNWLSDTSIAAPGGESFDGVHRRVRKARDELIAQYGGRTLVLVSHVTPIKALLRMGLDAGPSLLFRLHLDLASLSIVEFYPDGNASVRLVNDISHLS from the coding sequence GTGACCGACCACGTGCTGATCGAGGCCGACGGCGGCTCGCGGGGCAACCCCGGCCCCGCCGGCTACGGCGCGGTCGTCAAGGACGCGGCCACCGGTGAGGTGCTCGCCGAGCGCAAGGCCTTCATCGGCATCGCGACCAACAACGTCGCCGAGTACGGCGGCCTGATCGCCGGACTCACCGCGGCCGCCGAACTCGGCGCGTCCACAGTGGACGTCCGGATGGACTCGAAGCTCGTGGTGGAGCAGATGTCCGGGCGCTGGAAGGTCAAGCACCCGTCGATGCAGCCGCTGAACGCCGAGGCCAAGGAGCTGGCGGCGCGCTTCTCCCGTGTGCGCTACGAGTGGATCCCGCGCGCGGAGAACTCCCACGCGGACGGACTCGCGAACGAGGCGATGGACGCCGGGGCCACGAAGAAGCCGGAACCGGCGAAGAAGATCGTGAAGCAGGACAGGGTCAGCCCCGTCGGCTGGACCGGTGCCACCGGAACGCCGACGAAACTGCTCCTCGTGCGGCACGGCCAGACGGCGATGTCGGTCGACAAGCGGTACTCCGGCCGCGGCGACGTGCCGCTCACCGAGCACGGCAAGCAGCAGGCGGCCGCCGCCGCGAAACGCCTCGGCGCGATGGAAGGCCTGGTCGTCGACGGCGAGGTCGCGCCGATCATCGCGTCGCCGCTGATCCGCACCCAGCAGACCGCGCAGGCGATCGCGGACGCGCTCGGCGGCCGGGTCGAGACTCACCCAGGGCTGATCGAGACCGACTTCGGCGACTGGGAGGGCCTCACCTTCAAAGAGGCCATGGACCGCGACCCGGACTTCCAGACCAACTGGCTTTCCGACACGTCGATCGCGGCGCCGGGCGGGGAGAGCTTCGACGGCGTCCACCGGCGGGTCCGCAAGGCCCGCGACGAACTGATCGCGCAATACGGCGGCCGGACGCTCGTGCTGGTCAGCCATGTCACGCCGATCAAGGCGCTGCTGCGGATGGGGCTGGACGCCGGGCCTTCGCTGCTGTTCCGCCTGCACCTGGATCTGGCCTCGCTGTCGATCGTCGAGTTCTACCCGGACGGCAACGCCTCGGTCCGGTTGGTGAACGACATCTCGCACCTGTCCTAG
- the sfnG gene encoding dimethylsulfone monooxygenase SfnG — MPGIESEPLKFAYWVPNVSGGLVTSDIEQRTDWGYEYNRDLAVLAENSGFEYALSQVRYTASYGAAYQHESTGFSLALLLATQRLKVIAAIHPGLWHPGVLAKFIASADVISGGRAAVNVVSGWFKDEFTNLGEPWLEHDERYRRSEEFIRVLKELWTDDHAEFAGDFYRIHDFDIKPKPVGRPHPEIFQGGNSTAARKLAGRVSDWYFSNGKDFDGFSEQVEEVRGYAAENDHAVRFGLNGFLIARETESEAKAVLREIVDKANTDAVEGFRNAVKQAGGSTSDKKGMWADSEFKDLVQYNDGFRTGLIGTPEQIADRAIEYKKRGANLLLLGFLHYLEDVEHFGKHVLPVIRAKEADLERGAATPEPVAASTP; from the coding sequence ATGCCGGGAATCGAATCCGAACCACTCAAATTCGCCTATTGGGTCCCCAATGTGAGCGGCGGCCTGGTCACCAGCGACATCGAGCAGCGCACCGACTGGGGATACGAGTACAACCGGGATCTCGCCGTCCTCGCGGAGAACAGCGGGTTCGAATACGCGCTGAGCCAGGTCCGCTACACGGCCAGCTATGGTGCCGCCTACCAGCACGAATCGACCGGATTCAGCCTAGCGCTGCTGCTCGCGACGCAGCGGCTGAAGGTGATCGCGGCGATCCATCCCGGACTGTGGCATCCAGGGGTGCTCGCGAAGTTCATCGCCAGCGCGGACGTGATCTCCGGCGGGCGCGCGGCGGTCAACGTGGTCAGCGGCTGGTTCAAGGACGAATTCACGAACCTCGGCGAACCGTGGCTGGAGCACGACGAACGGTACCGTCGTTCGGAAGAGTTCATTCGTGTACTGAAGGAACTCTGGACGGACGACCATGCCGAATTCGCCGGCGATTTCTATCGGATCCACGATTTCGACATCAAGCCCAAACCGGTGGGACGGCCGCATCCGGAGATCTTCCAGGGCGGCAACTCCACCGCGGCGCGGAAGCTCGCGGGCCGCGTCTCCGACTGGTACTTCAGCAACGGCAAGGACTTCGACGGGTTCAGCGAGCAGGTCGAGGAGGTTCGCGGCTACGCGGCCGAGAACGACCACGCCGTCCGCTTCGGACTCAACGGCTTCCTCATCGCACGGGAAACCGAAAGCGAGGCGAAGGCCGTGCTGCGTGAGATCGTCGATAAGGCGAACACGGACGCTGTCGAAGGATTCCGCAACGCCGTCAAGCAGGCGGGAGGGTCCACTTCGGACAAGAAGGGGATGTGGGCCGACTCGGAGTTCAAGGATCTGGTGCAGTACAACGACGGCTTCCGCACCGGGCTGATCGGGACGCCGGAGCAGATCGCGGACCGGGCCATCGAGTACAAGAAGCGCGGGGCGAATCTGCTGCTGCTCGGGTTCCTGCACTACCTGGAGGACGTCGAGCACTTCGGGAAGCACGTGCTGCCGGTGATCCGGGCGAAAGAGGCGGACCTGGAGCGCGGTGCCGCCACCCCCGAGCCCGTGGCCGCCTCCACTCCCTGA